DNA from Onychomys torridus chromosome 1, mOncTor1.1, whole genome shotgun sequence:
GATTCCGAAGTTCAATTATGGGACAAGTCAAAAGAACAGCTTTAAAAACAACAGACTCAAAAGTTCATTCCAAGAAATTCTGGTTAAGTAGGTTTTGGAACGGGCCAAGGGTTCTTTAGTTCAAAAAGTTTTCTGGATGTTTCAAATAATGGATTTATAGTGTCCCAACTAATGAGTATACTGGAACATGCTGAAGGCACATGAATATTATACATcttacatctattttttttttttttttttagttttttgaggaatcTCCACACTTATTTCTATAGTTAACATTCCCACCAGTAGGGTATGGGTGTTCCCATCTGCCTGCATCCTTGCTACTGCCAGATATATTGCAGATCTATTGTTACAGGTTTTCAAGAAGTTTTACAATCAATAATTTTAGGTGCTAGATTATTCCAAGTTAACATCTAGCCAGTTTAATATAACTAATTGATTACATCAAGCTTAAGGGATATTGTAGAAGATAGAATATACAGTTCTATTGGTAATAAAGAGCTTGAACACTGTAAAATTCTGCTTCAGAGTCTAGAAGCTACAGAATATTAGGAAAACAACTTTAATGTCCTTTGTTTTGGCTTCCTTACCTATTGAATGGAAATAATAAATGCACATATCATATAAGCTATATTGTGCAAATGAGACAATATATGTGAATCACTCAATCTAGTCTCTGCTAATTGAGATATGCTCTGAAGATATCATTACTTTCTGTCAACCATACCACTTCACTGAGAGTTTGTTTGCTAAAGTCACAAACTATGAGAAAAGGAACTGTTCATTGAGTTTCTAAAGTATGTCACACACGATGGCATATGCTTTCACATTCTTACATGTTAGCATGTAAAATAAACTTCCCACAATTTCATGTCCTTATCACCCACCAGAACTTAGACTTTTCCCAATGGCAGGTCTTTGACATAGGTACACTAGAGGGTAGAATTTTGGAAAAGAATGGcatgggggaaggagaagggaaagaaaagaaaagagaagaaaagaaaagaaaagaaaagaaaagaaaagaaaagaaaagaaaagaaaagaaagattgagATGTAGTATCCCAGTTGACTTGCTAAAAACTAAGCCTAAATGGCTTaccagaaaaaaatttctttgtgtcATAAACTGGGAATGGAGTTGGAGGAAATTGGGTTGTGCTGTTGTAAAGAAACCTAGGCTACTTAAGGCTTTTGCTGTTATCTCCCTTCGATCTACAGATGGAGGAGCACCCCCTCACACAGGCATCTGTGTGAAGTTTTTCAGCTCAGAGCCCCTTGTCCAGGCTTAGTCTCAATCACacctagctgcaagggaggctggggTATGttcttagaaagaaagaacaacTGGTTTGGGGGTTAGTTTATAGTTATTGTCACAAGGTGTTCTACCGAAAGGGCAGGTCTGCGAGGATGCTGTGCAAAAGCCTAGGTGGCTGGAATATGAAGCAAGGAGTTAAACTACTGAGAGCCTGTGGGAAAGGCAAGGAGATAATATGAAAAAGAATGGATGATAACTATAAACAAAAgaatgttaaagaaagaaaagatgtcagTAGCAAAGGGCAAGTTGTCAAGTGAAGTgtgactattaaaaaaaaaaaaaaaaaggaagcttgtTTCTCAGTTTTCCTGACAATAGACCACACGCTTAGTATGCTGGAAGTGCCGATGCATTTGATTGTCTTAAACATTTTCTACAGCAGGCCATTTAAGTGTTAGGATATGAGAGCACTTGGCACTCCttgatcaaaaaagaaaaatgattgagCCTGAAGAAAAGAACTGCAAAATGTGTAGAATCTCAGAGCAAATATGTTCCAGGCTCTTTgctgtctctggctttctgtttaTATTAGCTATGAAATTCAATCGCCCAGCCAGCAAGATTCCAAGATGGGTTGCCTAAAAGTTTAACGGTCTCAACAGGAGAACGGTGGGATTTTCTCACCAAAGAAGCTGCCTAAACTAAAGGTCATGTCCTGCTCACATGGTTTTATGTATTCATATAATGTAGGTTCCCTTCCAGTTCATCACAGCATATAGTTAACAATGTAAACAAAGAGCAGAAatgagaagagaagaaatgagagcGTTTATTAAAGTATAATTGTGATTGGTTTTTCTTTGCCTATTTCCTGTTCCTGTTTTagattttaatgttcttttttattgtaatCTCAGTAAAATTTACGTAGCTACCTCTATATCACTTTCTGTACCCCTGGCCCTCTTCTAACATCTAGTCACTCTTCTCAGTGGCACTTACTATGTTTAGTATTTCTTACTGGAAAGCAGTGTGCTCAGTAAGCAgaggatttttctctttctataatTTTGGGAAAATCTGTGAGAGTAACTCAGAACTAACTGTGGTTTTCCTAGTTGAAATGTAACTTATCAAGAGGCTCACTTCATAGTTCCCATGGAAAAATTCGACTCCCCACTCTGCCTTTAGAGTGTATAGTATCTTACATGATTGatatagaaagaataaaaagagattaATTTCCACAAGTCTACCTTCCAGAAAGGCATTGTAGAATTAGATATTTGATGTTCCCATAATATCACGTATACCACTTTCTAACATTCACACATAGAGAGATCCCTAAAATTTTTCCAGATCATTTTAATGCAGaattaattttagaatttaattGCAGAATTTTAATGGCATATACATATTACCTAAACATTTCTGCCTTGTACATTTAATCCATTCATAACTTTCCTATTACATCACTGAAAATAAACCTTTTCACAGCTATACTTTTGTGCTTAAGATAAATTTCTAGAAATCTAATTATtatataaaagattatttttaccTAAAACATATGCCAAGATTGCCCTTCAGAAAAAGGTAAAATCATTGCTTTCTCCACTGATGGCACCTAGACTTTTGTACCCATGCCAAACATGGTTGTGTATCCTCTGCTTCTTCAAACAGGAATTTGTTTAATTTAACGTTTATGATCATTACAGCAATACTGAACGCACTGCACACAGTTAAATGTTCCATATCTACTTTCACATTAACACTAAAATGCACACTTCTATtacaagatgacatttcaaaatTATCCTGATATGATAATAGTGTAAAATAGAATCTTGAGATTGCACAGCAGTTAAACTATAATCCATAATTAAGTTATTCTCATGTGTATAAGGTTATGCTGAAGCTAATGGTATCTGTATGCTGCTCTCCTGTAAGCTTTCTTGGTTTGGTTTAAACACGCAGACACAtacttgtgtttatgtgtgtgtatatgcatatacacatgacCTTTTTCACACACTTTCAGTTGTGAGGGGCTTTTTATAAGTTATACAATATGTGCTTTGGGGGCATGGTTCTTTAAGAAGTAACCAGCCCTTGGACCCTTGGCACACACATCAGCCCACAATGCAGACTGAACAGAAGGTGAGTTAATTGGTGTGGAGAGAACTTCTGTATAGCACCCAAAGCACATGATTCTCTGCAGCTAACTAGGAGTTATTTCAGATTGATCCTGTCTTCCTTAGAAATAATTCCATTATACAGGTTAAGGtgtatggtttgaatgtgaaatgttcctaTAGGCTCATCtggacacttggtccccaactggtggtgctgtttgggaaagcTATGAAACCTTTAGGAAGTAGAACATGATTAGAAGTGGGTCAGTGTGGGCAGACTTCAGGCTGTGTAGCCTGCCCCCACATCCCGTTCACTTTGCTTTGTGAGTGTGAATACAAGGTGGCCAGCTAGCCTCCTGCTGCCATCACCACGCCTTCCACACCAGCGGCTGTGTCTTCTCTGGCTGGATAGACCTCCCCTTTAGTACTGAAAGTCACAATGAAACCTCTCCCCCTTAAGTgcttttgttggggtattttctcatagtaacagaagaaaaactaaaagcgACAGTGAAGGTTTTCATGCTATCTAGTTCATTTGAGGAATATGCTTCTTTTGTATTAGTGTGACTATCCTAAGTGAGCTGGTTAGTAGACTAGACATTAACAGTTTGGCCACCAGGCACAtcaatactgaaaataaaaaagaaagaaagaaagaaagagaaagagagaaagtaagagagagagagaaagggaggcaaTATTCAGAACACTGTGTGTTCATCTGTTCTTCATTTACTACGAAATGTCTCCAtcaggctcatgttttgaatgtttgatccccagctggtggaactattTTGGGAGGTTGGAGAAACCTGCAATGTGGGGTCTAACTGAAAGAACTGGGTCACTAGGAATAGATTCTTGGTGGTACATTATCCCTGACCACTTCcgatctctgcttcctgcccaacATGAAGGAAGATGTCCGAATGAAGATGTCTCCCTGCCAGCCAAGCCTAGTGACACATGCCAATCCCAGAAGTTGagaatcagaggcaggagaatcagaggttCAAGACTATTGATGCCAATCTAGGGTATACAAACCCCTTTTTCAAAGTGGAAAAACTCacgataaagaaaaaaatgaattttttctaTAAAGCATCCTTGCTTTCCACAATGTTCTGCCCAAGTGCTGGAGGATAAGAAACCACAGCATGAATCctgggaaactgtggtcagaataaACTGTGATGATTCCTCTCTCAGCTGTTCAGTCTATCATTCTGTCATAGCAGTGGTCAAGGGACTACATCATCTTAGTTCATTCAAATAATTCACCTCTAACTCCTGTGTGTTGTCTAATTACAACAAGCATGTGAACAAGGCAAATAGCATCTCTTCTAGAGTTTGTTTTACTCACAGTTCTCAACACATGGAACAGACAACCCACACCAACATCCATGGCCTCCATAACTTGAGCCTCCTACTACCACATACATGTGGATCAGATGACTATACATGTTagtattttcttcagtttctgtaaTCTGTGTGAAACAATTATGGCAAACCCACCTTCCTCCAAGGACACATGGTGCCTCTTTAACTTTTTTTGATAAGTTTGGGTCTGATCTTCCtcataggaagaaaaagaaacatctgtGCTGTTTGACATAGTGATTGCCTGAAGACATCTtccccaaacaacaaaacccctcatGGTTCAACCAGATTTTCTCATCTGCTTTTAATTTGAACTTCAGAGTGTCATAGATATGTGAGAGGTTTCAATATAACATTCTCTTAAAacgtattgttttattttttgcccATGAGGAGAAAGTTGTGAAATATTGTAAAATGTAACATTGAGTTATGTTTAGTCATGTGTCATGTCTTTTCCCaagtttagcttttttttttttttaatgtggaattgTTTAATGATTTATATTAGCATGGGGCTGGCTGCCACCGCTCTCCAGTGATAATTCTGCATTGAGGGGCTGGGAGTAtcgggacacagctcagtggggaAGCCATGCTTAGTATTTGCAGATCAGTCTTCCCCACCACTGCCACACTGCCACACTGCCACCAATGCTGGGACTGTGGGAGTGTACAACCACAAGAGATTTTTATGTAGTTTCTGGAgtttcaaattcaggtcctcctgcttgtggaGTGTGTTCTCTTACGGTCTTATCCATTTGTGCTGCCTCTATTTATGCTTTTAGACAGGGAATCCTATCCTTGATCCTGTCACCACATTGAACCAAGTTTACAGCCCTGCAAATGCACACAAagaacattatacagactgggcGGGTTACATTTAGGAttatatatgtctatacatatatatgagtaaGAAAAATTAATCGAAAAGAAGAGCCCGTGAAGTTGGAGGGCTATATGGGAGAGTTTGTAGGGTGGAAAGGGAAGGatggaatgatgtaattataatattaaaaatgaaagaaattattttaaaatgaggacAAACATTTCAAGTCTTCTAGCTGAACATGAGAGGGAGCTGAGGGACTTGTGGTTTCAGTGTGACCATTTTAATATGGAAGAAGTTAGAGTAAGTTAGCTTCCTCGGATAAGAGATCAATGCTTACTGTAAACCTTTTAAGAAAAACTGTATCCcccccctttcctcctttaaCACATTTTAGTAAGAGCTTATCACCACATAAGTAGGAATCTTGCCATTGAGGTTATGCTAGACCTCGAGTAggttaaaaaaaaccccacaatatttgattttaaattttatatcaaaactcAGTCATTATCCTACAACTATAGTGTCATGAAACAGGAGGAGTTTATGCTTACAGCACAGTATAGATGAAAGTAATAACTCTGGAAACTACTTGATTGTCTCTTAGTGCCAGGTTAAGCAAATCAGAGAACAGACTATAAATGCAATGAACCAAAAGGTTGAGTCACCTCCCTTTTGCCATATAGGACAACAGTCAAGACACTCAAGGCAAAGAGATCAAGCAGGGCAGTGTGTAGCCTATGTGAGCTTAATATGATAAAATAGCTAGTGAAATGTTTACATGGGCAAGCAGTCAAATACATTGTTTAGGAGTTAACCACCACAAAACATTTGAGCCAGCTATCATGTTCTAGATCCCTAAAGATCCTGTTTTGGGCTTGCATTGTATATGACTTCTCTTTTCTAGTCGTCTACTAATAAAGTACCTAcagttttgagggtttttttttttctgtcttcaaaaatatatactttccttttcttattaCTGTCGCTAGTTACCAGTGCAGTGGGAAGAAGAGGTTGCCTGATCTCTCTGGCCCCATCCTGAAGGTCAGCAGAAATGATTGGACCTGAGCCTTGTCAATGGGATGTGCAGAGAAGGACATCTCCACTCCAGCTGGCTCCTATAGAAAGGGTCCAGTAACCAGAGCACATTAAATATCTGCCCCACTCCCCTTCTAGAGAGCCCTGCTTTCTCCCACTTCATGAAGAGATtccccatttcctttcctctACTGTGTTTTGTTGAAGATGGTAGGCCTTGGGATTGGCTTTCCTTGCACATCAGGAAATCAGCATACTTAGGAGAAGAGCATTTCTCTGGATGACGAAGCAGAAGCCTGTGGACAAAAGGGATACTGCCATAGACATCCTGTCAGGTCCCTTCTCAGTGAGCCAACAGAGTGCATGTGCTGTTGCCCGACTCCCCTGAAAATTAACCACTTCCGGGAACACAGAAACCAATGACTATTCTAGGACATCTGTACTATTTAAGGAACTGCTGGCACAGTCAGTCAGTCACTACTGTCCTTTGAATAGCGAACCCAGTGTTTTGTGGTTTTGATGTAGACTTTCAGAATactacagaataaataaattaggaAGGTTATTTTGTCCTTCGCCCAATAGAAATATCAAATTTGGGCAAGGAAAAGTACACAGAAAATTtagatttgaaatatatatatatgtgtgttattatttagtatatataaatctaatatatatatatatatatatattcaatttttTCTATAAAGCCATACATCCCTATTCTCATTCTAATAAATTCAATACAGGAGAagcaaaaattgaaataaccacttggcaagagaagaaaaagcaggaCATTCTAGAATTTGTGGTTGTttggtaattatttttaaatcaaagtaATTACAATTCTTCTTGCATATGTCAGAGTATCTAAACTATTCAGAATTAGTTATTTGCCTTAAATTGGCTAGTACTAGTTCACCATGTTTCCACACACCCTCCTCTCCACCCTGCCCATCATCACATACTTTTACTCTCTTGGATATCCCCTTCCTTCTAataactattggccatttagatAAATACTAATTTGTTGGAAACTATTTTTTATTgatgcttttttgagacagaacatCACTCAGTAGCAGAAGTTTCCTCGGATTTCACTAGGTTGGGCAAGGTGGACCTGAATTCATGGgcgttcctcctgcctcagcctctggaacactgggattatatgcataaaccaccaccaacacctggtAGAAAAATAGTTTTGAAAGTAGTACTATCAGATTCAATCCCATATCACCATAACCATTTGAATTTATAAATGTTgaatacattctttttaaaattactcatACATAGACACACGTCTTTTCATTGTAAAGCAACACccctcacatacacattcacacacacacccctaagatCACAGTTCCAAAATGTATCTATGCTTGTAACATTTTATGATCattaaacattaaattttatttcaaagactGTCacagctgagagagagaaagagagaggactaTATAAGCAAAGACAGTGCATCTCAGGAAGTAAACTAGTGTTTTCATGTTAATTTTACATGTCCGTCACTAGCTAGACCAAGAACTTCTTGCATTCTACActagaaataaaaggagaaaggttTACACATTTAGGAACTATAAGCTGAAATCACTTCAATATAGAATATTTATGAGTCAAGACAATCAATGTGTACAAAAATTTACatggaaaagaaacaagacaaTGTAGCActtctagaaaaataattaaacatttcGTTGCATTTACAGGTAAGTGCCACACTGAGGATTAACAACACAGTAATTTACTGCAATCACAGATGAGTTCCATCAAGAAACAAAGTCCTTACACTCCAGACTTTTGGACGGTGTTATCGGAATGCTTAACTCTATGCAGAAGATTTGTACATCCTTGGGATCGAGCTGACAATTAATTAACAAAGGGGTTCGCAGCATATATTAGATAAAGGAGTCCGTCACAGTTAGACAGTCAGGTCAGTGTCTCTGACAGGTGTGGAGTCTAGAAGAATTACTGGCTTGGTGgtggtctttctgtattctgCAAGACAGGCCTTCCCCACAGTAACAGCGCTGGAATATCTCCAGCCCGTGGGAGCCTTTGCGCCTATGTTTAGTGCACACCTGACCCTCTCTGAGGACAGGTTTACAGATCTTGGACCAGAAGTGTCTCGCACAACACAGCCCTGTGGCACAGTCTGAGGACCGGAGGCAGATGGAACCTTCTTGTCctgtggaggagaaagaaggaaaatgagttACCGCTAGGCCTGCACTGTTTCATTAAGAGAACTCTAAAGGAGCGTCTGAGAACGCTGAACCGGGCGGCTGGGTCTTTAAAAGCCGTTGACTACCTTTGGTGTGATATATTTTTGAAGTCAGCGTGGTTCTTCTGGAATATCCATCCAAGGTGCTGTGGTCGTTACCAAGGTTTTCAACGATGCTTTCCTCAATTTCCCCTCGCGGTAAATAGCTGTGGTCAGAAGGCATGCATATTCCTAAGGAAGCCGGAAATAGTGATTAATCCCCAGGCTATATGTAATGTGTTGCTAATAGCCGTGAAGAGAGCAGTCTACTGTGCGGACAGCAATGTGAGATCTGCTACCTCACTGCAGTTAATAATAACCGTTCAACAAATCTCCCCAAATGGAGAAGCATCAATGAGCGTGCTGTTCAATCATACGGAACACCCCAGTGGAGCCATTTAAATGCTGGTGATGACAGCAATCATATTTCTGTCTATTTTAAGATTATCCTTTGGAATAGGAAAAAGTAATTCAGTCACTTAAAAAAATTGATCTTAAAAACAACTTCTCTGCTCTGCGTACTATCTGAGCAAGGCAATTCCAGCTGCCCGGAAGACTACAGTCTCATCCACCGGTTACTTCACTGTATAATTTCGATATTACAGAGATTTAGTGAGTTCACTCTGGAATGCTGCTATACCCTAGGAAGTTAGCCACCCTGTGAGTTTATTTCTGGACACTTCTTTGAGACATTAGCATTTTGTGGATctgcggttttttttttttttttttttttttttttttttttttttgtgtgtgtgtgtgtgtgtgtgtgtgtgtgtgtgtttctttgaagGTAGTTGATGGTGGAGGGAAGCGGGGGTAAGAGGTGGAGAGCTAGGGATGTGAGTGGTACAGAGATCTCTTTTAAAAGCTGGCCAGCAGAGATTAATCACTCTAGCCCTTGGCTGACAACAGTTTTAACATCCAGAGGCCTTTGAGAGACAAAGCCAGGAGAGTCaccttaagaaaaatgaaactggTAACAAAATGGCAAGGCTGGCTTGCTAGGTTTCCCTTTCAGAATGACCTTTCCCCCTTTCTTGAGTGTCCTGAAGTTCTCCCCGAAGATAATTGTTTGGTGGAAGTGTCTGCTCTAATGTAAAGCGTGTTAGATCACCGAGGGAGGCCTCAAACACAAGCCCAGTGAAGATGTGACAGGGGGACCCTTGCATGATGAACCCGGGTTTGCAGGAGCTAGAGCGCCTCCTTTCATTCCTGGGTGCTCGAAGGCAGGGTGGTTCCAGTTTAAAGGGGAGTCCAAGACTCACCGTTTTTGCAGTAATTCCCAGGGCAGCACATAGCGTGCCTCATGCAGCGTTTCCTGCGCTTTCTGCAAGCCAGACAGATCTGTACTCCTACACCTGCAGTTCCGCGGCTGGGACTGGAGCAGTACTCCTCAGTGCCGCACTCCTCATCCTCTGCACACGGGTAGGGCTGTGGGAAGGGAGCGGAGTGGTGAGCAACTCAGGCATCCTGGTACCCACACCTTCTCGGTTCCCATCTGCCTCTTCAAAAGCTCTTCCAAGCGCACTGCTCCGGATGCAGTGATTCCAAACACACCCGGACTCTCACACACCTAGGGTACTGTACACCCTCGTCTCCTAGACCCCTTCAGAATCACAGCATCCTCGGATCCCCGATACCCCTCTCACCTGGTAGTTGTCAAGAGTCTGGTACTTGTTCCCACCCTCGTACGGAACTCCAGGCGCCACGCTGACAGCCGAGCCCGGCTGCCCCGCAGCGCCACCCAGCGGTGGGGGCAGGTTCTTGATAGCGTTGGAATTGATGAGAACCGAGTTCAAGGTGGCGCTGGCTCCGAGCAGAGGGAGGCTGCAAAAGGCCATCGCTGTCAGCAAGACCAAGAACCGGACAGCTGCCACTGCACACACAACCGTCATCTCAGAAGGACGCAAGCAGGAGAAAGTCAGGAAAAAGGAGGTCACTTTGCACAGCAGCTGCAGAGTCCAGACTGCGGAACTTCAGTCGGTGGAGTCTCTGCTGCTGGGCTCAGGGCTCTGCGCAGCCACCGCCACCTCAGGCTGCCTTTATAGTCGGGCTCCAAGCCTTCCCAGCCCCTCGGGGAAGACAACAAAGCCAGGATGGGATTTCAAAGCTTTGGGAGGAGCTAGGAGGGGGAGTGTTTGTGTATCGGAAGCAGGGAGGACTTTGACACTCTCCCCTCGCCCCTCCCTTGCACTATAGTCCGCCTTGTCCAGCTCACCTTAGAGTGCCGGTTATCAGAGCATCACAGTCTAGCCtgaactttaatttaaaaaaaaaaaaaaaaaaaggcgggagGGAGCGCTCTGCGAGCCCGG
Protein-coding regions in this window:
- the Dkk1 gene encoding dickkopf-related protein 1, with product MTVVCAVAAVRFLVLLTAMAFCSLPLLGASATLNSVLINSNAIKNLPPPLGGAAGQPGSAVSVAPGVPYEGGNKYQTLDNYQPYPCAEDEECGTEEYCSSPSRGTAGVGVQICLACRKRRKRCMRHAMCCPGNYCKNGICMPSDHSYLPRGEIEESIVENLGNDHSTLDGYSRRTTLTSKIYHTKGQEGSICLRSSDCATGLCCARHFWSKICKPVLREGQVCTKHRRKGSHGLEIFQRCYCGEGLSCRIQKDHHQASNSSRLHTCQRH